One region of Bacillus pumilus genomic DNA includes:
- a CDS encoding anti-sigma factor antagonist: MNMTVKEHQIDQKTKISVSGEIDVYSAPQLRETLMPKAEAGEHLEICLKDVTYMDSTGLGVFVGLFKAAQKAGGTLKLENLSDRLVRLFEITGLKDIIDISAKTEGGVQ, translated from the coding sequence ATGAATATGACAGTGAAAGAGCATCAAATAGATCAAAAAACGAAAATTAGTGTCAGCGGAGAAATTGATGTGTACTCTGCTCCTCAGCTAAGAGAAACACTCATGCCTAAAGCCGAGGCGGGAGAGCATCTTGAGATCTGTTTGAAGGATGTTACGTATATGGATAGTACAGGATTAGGTGTATTTGTTGGGCTGTTTAAAGCGGCTCAAAAAGCAGGTGGAACACTAAAGCTTGAGAACTTGTCAGATCGGCTTGTAAGGTTGTTTGAAATTACTGGACTAAAGGACATCATTGACATTTCTGCAAAGACAGAGGGTGGGGTACAATGA
- the rsbW gene encoding anti-sigma B factor RsbW — MNESVDLIEMKIPAKPEYVGIIRLTLSGVASRMGYAYEEIEDLKIAVSEACTNAVQHAYKGENGEDGEVAVRFLVYEDRLEIIVADKGGSFDFKQKQEDLGPYTSAHTVDQLAEGGLGLYLMQTLMDEVEVQANSGVTVAMTKFLNRERVDHDTTIQNYETN; from the coding sequence ATGAACGAATCAGTAGATCTAATCGAGATGAAAATCCCAGCGAAACCAGAATACGTAGGCATCATCCGCCTGACTCTTTCAGGCGTAGCAAGTCGAATGGGTTATGCCTATGAAGAGATTGAGGACTTAAAAATTGCGGTCAGTGAGGCCTGTACAAATGCAGTTCAGCATGCCTACAAAGGTGAAAATGGCGAAGATGGAGAGGTAGCTGTTCGCTTTCTTGTCTACGAGGATCGTCTAGAAATCATTGTCGCGGACAAAGGCGGTAGCTTTGACTTTAAGCAAAAGCAGGAAGACCTAGGGCCGTATACATCTGCTCATACGGTGGATCAATTGGCAGAAGGAGGTCTTGGTTTATACTTAATGCAAACATTGATGGATGAAGTCGAGGTGCAAGCAAACTCCGGAGTTACCGTTGCGATGACAAAGTTTTTAAACAGGGAGCGAGTTGACCATGACACAACCATCCAAAACTATGAAACTAACTAA